A window of the Lolium perenne isolate Kyuss_39 chromosome 7, Kyuss_2.0, whole genome shotgun sequence genome harbors these coding sequences:
- the LOC127317484 gene encoding uncharacterized protein isoform X2, translating into MSLCCCSAGSRRLLLPRLFLGQHHRLRRPLLHLRGASTAAAAASSSTASLSPAQQRQVSLYVDALLEWNQRMNLTAITDEAGVMTRHVADSLAVLPPLERAYTSRGGDVAGISLIDVGSGAGLPGLILAVARPSWKFTLLESMRKRCTFLEHAVELMELSNVDVVCDRAENVGQSHDFREAFDVAAARAVAELKVLAEYCLPLVRVGGLFIAAKGHDPHFHILLV; encoded by the exons ATGTCGCTCTGCTGCTGCAGCGCTGGaagccgccgccttctcctcccacGCCTCTTCCTTGGCCAGCACCACCGGCTCCGCCGCCCCCTCCTCCACCTTCGCGGCGCCTCAACCGCGGCCGCCGCGGCCTCTTCCTCCACCGCATCCCTCTCGCCGGCGCAGCAGCGCCAGGTCTCCCTCTATGTGGACGCTCTCCTCGAATGGAACCAG AGGATGAACCTTACCGCCATCACAGACGAGGCCGGGGTCATGACGCGCCACGTGGCGGACTCCCTCGCGGTGCTGCCGCCGCTCGAGCGCGCGTACACCTCCCGCGGCGGCGACGTTGCCGGCATCAGCCTTATCGATGTCGGCTCTGGCGCCGGGCTACCCGGACTCATCCTTGCCGTTGCGCGGCCAA GCTGGAAATTCACACTGTTGGAGTCGATGCGGAAGCGATGCACGTTCTTGGAGCATGCAGTTGAGCTCATGGAGCTGTCGAATGTGGATGTAGTCTGTGACCGAGCTGAG AACGTTGGCCAAAGTCATGATTTCAGAGAGGCGTTTGATGTAGCAGCTGCAAGAGCCGTTGCAGAACTCAAAGTTCTAG CCGAGTACTGTCTCCCGTTGGTCCGTGTCGGTGGTTTATTTATAGCTGCTAAAGGGCACGACCCTCAT TTTCATATTTTGTTGGTATAG
- the LOC127317484 gene encoding uncharacterized protein isoform X1 — translation MSLCCCSAGSRRLLLPRLFLGQHHRLRRPLLHLRGASTAAAAASSSTASLSPAQQRQVSLYVDALLEWNQRMNLTAITDEAGVMTRHVADSLAVLPPLERAYTSRGGDVAGISLIDVGSGAGLPGLILAVARPSWKFTLLESMRKRCTFLEHAVELMELSNVDVVCDRAENVGQSHDFREAFDVAAARAVAELKVLAEYCLPLVRVGGLFIAAKGHDPHEEIRSAKAAVHTLGASMLDLCNVESMGPHGQRTAVVYLKERATPKKYPRHPGTPSKTPL, via the exons ATGTCGCTCTGCTGCTGCAGCGCTGGaagccgccgccttctcctcccacGCCTCTTCCTTGGCCAGCACCACCGGCTCCGCCGCCCCCTCCTCCACCTTCGCGGCGCCTCAACCGCGGCCGCCGCGGCCTCTTCCTCCACCGCATCCCTCTCGCCGGCGCAGCAGCGCCAGGTCTCCCTCTATGTGGACGCTCTCCTCGAATGGAACCAG AGGATGAACCTTACCGCCATCACAGACGAGGCCGGGGTCATGACGCGCCACGTGGCGGACTCCCTCGCGGTGCTGCCGCCGCTCGAGCGCGCGTACACCTCCCGCGGCGGCGACGTTGCCGGCATCAGCCTTATCGATGTCGGCTCTGGCGCCGGGCTACCCGGACTCATCCTTGCCGTTGCGCGGCCAA GCTGGAAATTCACACTGTTGGAGTCGATGCGGAAGCGATGCACGTTCTTGGAGCATGCAGTTGAGCTCATGGAGCTGTCGAATGTGGATGTAGTCTGTGACCGAGCTGAG AACGTTGGCCAAAGTCATGATTTCAGAGAGGCGTTTGATGTAGCAGCTGCAAGAGCCGTTGCAGAACTCAAAGTTCTAG CCGAGTACTGTCTCCCGTTGGTCCGTGTCGGTGGTTTATTTATAGCTGCTAAAGGGCACGACCCTCAT GAAGAAATAAGAAGTGCAAAAGCTGCAGTTCATACACTGGGTGCATCCATGCTAGATTTGTGCAATG TTGAATCAATGGGACCTCATGGCCAACGAACGGCAGTTGTATACCTAAAGGAACGCGCCACTCCAAAGAAATACCCTCGGCATCCAG GTACTCCTTCTAAGACACCATTATGA
- the LOC127317483 gene encoding metalloendoproteinase 2-MMP-like has product MATTSIASPILVLIAVLAVLLPAAKPVSAALPDIKPLLSNPWSAFKNFSDCHFGDERKGLAKLKDYLGHFGYLPTSPSEFNDMFDADMERAVRTYQENFGLEVTGQLDATTLAKMMAPRCGVADVINGTSTMIKSTVRGRNLYSYFPGQPSWPRSKKSLTYAITATSETTIDRATLSAVFARAFARWSEATTLNFTETARGSDADITIGFHGGDHGDGEAFDGPLGTLAHAFSPTDGRFHLDAAEAWVAGGDVSTASSDAAVDLESVAVHEIGHLLGLGHSAVEGAIMYPTITSRTRKVDLASDDVVGIQSLYGSNPDFKGVTPAPATSSREMDSSDVPGALSRLSTRVAGIVIAAWLALVLESW; this is encoded by the coding sequence ATGGCCACCACCAGCATCGCGTCCCCTATCCTCGTTCTCATCGCCGTGCTCGCCGTGTTGCTGCCGGCAGCGAAGCCGGTGTCCGCTGCCTTGCCGGACATCAAGCCTCTACTCTCCAACCCGTGGTCGGCGTTCAAGAACTTCTCTGACTGCCACTTTGGCGACGAGCGGAAGGGCCTCGCCAAGCTCAAGGACTACCTCGGCCACTTCGGCTACCTGCCGACGTCGCCTTCAGAGTTCAACGACATGTTCGACGCCGACATGGAGCGGGCCGTCCGGACCTACCAGGAGAACTTCGGCCTCGAGGTCACCGGCCAGCTCGACGCCACCACGCTCGCCAAGATGATGGCGCCCCGCTGTGGCGTCGCCGACGTGATCAACGGCACGTCCACCATGATTAAATCAACGGTGAGAGGAAGGAATCTCTACTCCTACTTCCCGGGCCAGCCGTCGTGGCCGCGGTCCAAGAAGAGCCTCACCTACGCCATCACGGCCACCTCGGAGACCACCATCGACCGGGCCACCCTGAGCGCCGTCTTCGCGCGGGCCTTTGCGCGCTGGTCGGAGGCCACCACGCTCAACTTCACGGAGACGGCGCGGGGCTCGGACGCCGACATCACCATCGGCTTCcacggcggcgaccacggcgaCGGAGAGGCCTTCGACGGGCCGCTCGGCACGCTCGCGCACGCCTTCTCGCCCACCGACGGGCGGTTCCACCTCGACGCGGCGGAGGCGTGGGTGGCGGGCGGCGACGTGTCCACCGCGTCGTCCGATGCCGCCGTCGACctggagtccgtggcggtgcacgAGATCGGCCACCTGCTCGGGCTGGGACACAGCGCCGTGGAGGGCGCCATCATGTACCCGACCATCACCTCGCGCACGCGCAAGGTGGACCTCGCATCCGACGACGTCGTCGGCATCCAGAGCCTCTACGGCAGCAACCCCGACTTCAAGGGCGTCACGCCGGCGCCGGCCACCAGCAGCCGCGAGATGGACAGCTCCGACGTCCCTGGCGCGCTCTCCCGCCTGTCGACCCGCGTCGCTGGCATTGTTATCGCAGCTTGGCTCGCGCTAGTGCTCGAGTCGTGGTAG